From Bacillus pumilus, one genomic window encodes:
- a CDS encoding OsmC family protein has product MARHHFHLQASWPGLRNDVGTISCEQLKTKISIPKEMDGPGIGTNPDEMLLGAAATCYIITLAAMMERSQLEKEDLTMSSEAVVDVTNGVFTYEKIIHRPVIILKQSASPQDIELARKLAHKAESSCMISRAVQGNVAISLEETIQVGG; this is encoded by the coding sequence ATGGCGCGTCATCATTTTCATCTTCAGGCGAGCTGGCCTGGTCTGCGTAACGATGTGGGTACAATCTCATGTGAACAGTTAAAAACGAAGATTTCAATTCCAAAAGAAATGGACGGTCCCGGCATTGGAACAAATCCAGATGAGATGCTCTTAGGTGCAGCGGCTACGTGTTATATTATTACACTTGCCGCTATGATGGAGCGGAGCCAATTAGAGAAAGAGGATCTAACGATGAGTTCTGAGGCTGTCGTAGATGTGACCAATGGTGTGTTTACATATGAAAAAATCATTCACCGGCCTGTCATCATCCTCAAACAATCCGCTTCCCCGCAAGATATTGAGCTGGCCCGCAAGCTCGCGCATAAAGCCGAAAGCTCATGTATGATCTCAAGAGCTGTTCAAGGAAATGTGGCCATTTCCTTAGAAGAAACCATTCAAGTTGGCGGGTAA
- a CDS encoding DMT family transporter: MKGMLYLTGAILTEVFGSTMLKLSQGFSQLLPSIGVLIGFGCAFTFLSLALKTIDLSSAYATWSGVGTALTALIGLVLFNETIHIKGFIGLALVICGVIVLNLSKKQKEENKEQIDQTEWTS; the protein is encoded by the coding sequence ATGAAAGGAATGCTCTATTTAACAGGAGCCATTTTGACGGAGGTTTTTGGCAGTACGATGCTGAAGCTTTCACAAGGTTTTTCGCAACTGCTGCCGAGTATTGGGGTCCTGATCGGATTTGGCTGCGCCTTTACCTTCCTCAGTTTGGCACTTAAAACCATTGACCTTTCGTCTGCTTATGCGACATGGTCTGGCGTTGGAACAGCACTCACTGCTCTTATCGGACTCGTGCTGTTTAACGAAACCATTCACATAAAAGGCTTCATCGGCCTTGCACTTGTGATATGCGGCGTGATTGTCTTGAACCTGTCCAAAAAACAAAAGGAAGAAAACAAAGAACAAATCGATCAAACCGAATGGACGTCATAA
- a CDS encoding DMT family transporter, whose product MILGYLFLAVAIFSEAIGAVMLKFSNGFTRFKPSAVVVAGYTLAFYMLSLTLNIIPLSMSYATWSGVGTILTAIFGVLFFKETLNQKAVIGMAMLVSGVVLLNMS is encoded by the coding sequence ATGATCCTCGGATATCTTTTTCTAGCTGTGGCGATTTTTTCAGAAGCGATTGGCGCCGTGATGTTAAAATTCTCCAACGGCTTTACTCGCTTTAAGCCGAGCGCTGTCGTTGTTGCTGGGTATACACTTGCCTTTTATATGCTGTCATTGACTCTGAATATCATTCCGCTTAGCATGTCTTATGCAACATGGTCTGGGGTTGGTACAATCCTCACGGCTATTTTTGGCGTGCTTTTTTTCAAAGAAACCTTGAACCAAAAAGCAGTCATTGGGATGGCGATGCTTGTCTCAGGAGTCGTACTTTTAAATATGTCATAA
- a CDS encoding TetR/AcrR family transcriptional regulator has product MSKTKKEQIFDAAARTILEEGLSQLTLQQVAEHAHMTKAGLLYHFASKEELIQKMNEHAILCFRQQLETYQETYKHEKAPYVRAYISATLHDLDHQNTTQLCTSMLATMSFDEVLLNPWRDFYAEFKAKAADEINDPTLSQLIRLACDGIWFSEMFQLEPLNREEKTLLLHRILHLLEEGS; this is encoded by the coding sequence ATGTCTAAAACCAAAAAAGAGCAAATCTTTGATGCAGCTGCCCGCACGATCTTAGAAGAAGGATTAAGCCAGCTTACCCTTCAGCAAGTGGCAGAGCATGCACATATGACCAAAGCCGGCCTGCTTTATCATTTCGCAAGCAAGGAAGAGCTCATCCAAAAAATGAATGAGCATGCGATTCTTTGCTTTCGTCAGCAGCTCGAAACGTATCAAGAAACTTACAAGCATGAAAAAGCGCCTTATGTCCGTGCATATATATCGGCCACATTACATGATCTTGATCATCAAAATACGACTCAGCTATGTACAAGTATGCTTGCTACTATGTCATTTGATGAAGTGTTATTGAACCCTTGGCGTGATTTTTATGCAGAGTTCAAAGCGAAAGCAGCTGATGAAATCAATGACCCAACATTGAGCCAGCTGATTCGTCTTGCTTGTGATGGAATATGGTTTTCAGAAATGTTTCAGCTTGAACCGCTGAACCGAGAGGAAAAAACCCTTTTACTTCATCGGATTTTACACCTATTAGAGGAGGGATCATAA
- a CDS encoding YmaF family protein — protein MGLYPSDWAKCPPHAHAYKARTDVTEEHYHLIEGISQPVNGSNTDQHTHFYRGITSFERGHFHRYYGVTGPAIPRLDGTHYHEIEEVTFSAYNDSVPIPYGGVVYSPDEERPTHTHRLKGKTYEVVGNEPLGW, from the coding sequence ATGGGCCTGTATCCATCTGATTGGGCAAAATGCCCGCCGCATGCTCATGCCTATAAAGCACGAACGGATGTAACAGAAGAGCATTATCATTTAATAGAAGGCATTTCTCAGCCTGTCAATGGAAGTAATACCGATCAGCATACTCATTTCTATCGCGGGATCACCTCTTTTGAGAGAGGGCATTTCCACAGATACTACGGCGTCACAGGGCCGGCAATTCCAAGATTGGATGGTACGCACTATCACGAGATTGAGGAAGTCACGTTTTCTGCCTATAACGATTCTGTCCCCATTCCGTACGGAGGAGTTGTCTATAGTCCGGACGAGGAGCGGCCGACGCATACGCACCGATTAAAAGGGAAGACATATGAAGTGGTCGGAAATGAACCACTCGGCTGGTGA
- the miaA gene encoding tRNA (adenosine(37)-N6)-dimethylallyltransferase MiaA, whose protein sequence is MKKTKQPVIVLVGPTAVGKTKLSIHIAKAFNGEIISGDSMQIYKGMDIGTAKITPEEMDGVPHHLIDIKEPDESFSTAEFQQLVRVKIKEIAARGKTPMIVGGTGLYIQSVLYDYTFTDEKSDPAFREEMALFEQQHGPLQLHEKLKALDPDAAKAIHPNNVRRVIRALEVIHTTGQKMSEMQSGHQEVPLYDTAFIGLKMDRELLYERIHQRIDMMIDEGLIEEVSALYQSGLKDCQSVQAIGYKELYAYFQGDCSLDEAIQQLKQNSRRYAKRQFTWFRNKMDVTWFDMTPPCHFSDKKEEIFAYIAGKLGLKAKL, encoded by the coding sequence ATGAAAAAAACGAAACAACCAGTGATTGTATTAGTAGGACCGACGGCTGTCGGGAAAACAAAACTGAGCATTCATATAGCAAAAGCATTTAATGGAGAAATTATCAGTGGTGATTCTATGCAGATTTATAAAGGAATGGACATTGGAACAGCTAAAATCACCCCTGAAGAAATGGATGGTGTCCCGCATCACTTAATTGATATTAAAGAGCCGGACGAATCCTTTTCTACAGCTGAATTTCAGCAGCTGGTCCGTGTGAAAATCAAAGAGATTGCCGCTAGAGGGAAAACACCAATGATCGTCGGCGGAACAGGTTTGTATATCCAATCTGTTTTATATGATTACACATTTACCGATGAGAAAAGTGATCCTGCTTTTAGAGAAGAAATGGCGCTGTTTGAACAGCAGCATGGCCCCCTTCAGCTGCACGAAAAGCTAAAGGCATTAGACCCTGATGCTGCAAAAGCCATTCATCCGAATAATGTCCGCCGCGTGATCCGGGCGCTGGAAGTGATCCATACAACAGGTCAGAAAATGTCGGAGATGCAAAGTGGTCATCAAGAAGTTCCTCTTTATGATACAGCCTTCATTGGGCTGAAAATGGATCGAGAGCTTTTGTACGAGCGCATTCACCAAAGAATTGATATGATGATAGATGAAGGCTTAATTGAGGAAGTGAGCGCACTTTATCAATCTGGCTTGAAGGATTGTCAATCGGTTCAAGCGATTGGTTATAAAGAGCTGTATGCGTATTTTCAAGGTGACTGCTCACTTGATGAAGCTATCCAGCAATTAAAGCAAAATTCCCGCAGATATGCGAAGCGTCAGTTCACGTGGTTCCGTAATAAAATGGATGTCACTTGGTTCGACATGACACCGCCTTGCCACTTTTCAGACAAAAAAGAGGAAATTTTCGCATATATAGCAGGAAAGCTTGGACTTAAAGCGAAACTGTAG
- the hfq gene encoding RNA chaperone Hfq: MKPINIQDQFLNQIRKDNTFVTVFLLNGFQLRGQVKGFDNFTVLLETEGKQQLIYKHAISTFAPQKNVNLELE; this comes from the coding sequence ATGAAACCGATTAATATTCAGGACCAATTTTTGAATCAAATTCGTAAAGACAATACCTTTGTCACAGTATTCTTACTGAATGGCTTTCAGCTTCGCGGTCAAGTGAAAGGATTTGACAATTTCACGGTGCTGCTTGAAACAGAAGGGAAGCAGCAGCTTATTTATAAACACGCCATTTCTACATTTGCACCTCAAAAGAATGTGAATCTAGAATTAGAATAG
- a CDS encoding YmzC family protein — protein MENAELELRRIRVILLLIGIVVLFGSCAISNIESRQESWHNYSNQDDHGHIEGLLQSAVALKNNHFAVVKDDEVHVYRFDEKEGELTLIKTKYIDEWDEDYDDDDDSVEE, from the coding sequence ATGGAAAACGCAGAGCTTGAATTAAGAAGGATTAGGGTGATCCTTCTACTAATTGGGATTGTTGTCTTATTTGGATCGTGCGCCATTTCAAACATTGAATCCAGGCAGGAAAGCTGGCATAACTATTCTAATCAAGATGATCATGGACATATAGAAGGTCTTTTACAATCAGCTGTTGCTCTAAAAAATAATCACTTTGCTGTTGTGAAAGATGATGAAGTACATGTGTACCGGTTTGACGAAAAAGAGGGAGAACTGACTCTTATTAAAACAAAATACATAGATGAGTGGGACGAAGATTATGATGATGATGACGATTCTGTAGAAGAGTAA
- the nrdI gene encoding class Ib ribonucleoside-diphosphate reductase assembly flavoprotein NrdI: MIQIVFDSKTGNVQRFLDKTPFTDKRKLTGEEFLDTPFILVTFTTGFGQVPSTTQSFLEKNAHLLLGVAVSGNKVWGDNFAKSADTISKQYQVPILHTFELSGTKRDVELFTQEVERIVTKSGSKVDTIK, encoded by the coding sequence TTGATTCAAATCGTATTTGATTCAAAAACAGGAAATGTTCAACGCTTTTTGGACAAGACCCCTTTTACAGACAAACGAAAATTGACTGGAGAAGAGTTTTTGGATACGCCGTTTATTCTCGTCACCTTTACGACAGGATTTGGACAAGTCCCTAGTACCACTCAATCCTTTTTAGAGAAAAATGCCCACCTTTTACTAGGTGTTGCAGTGAGTGGAAACAAAGTGTGGGGAGATAATTTTGCCAAAAGCGCCGATACGATTTCTAAACAATATCAAGTTCCTATTTTGCACACCTTTGAACTAAGCGGAACAAAAAGGGATGTTGAATTGTTTACACAGGAGGTAGAAAGAATTGTCACAAAATCAGGTTCCAAAGTGGATACAATTAAATAA
- the nrdE gene encoding class 1b ribonucleoside-diphosphate reductase subunit alpha: protein MSQNQVPKWIQLNNEIMIQKEGKFQFDKDKEAVHSYFVDYINQNTVFFHNLEEKIDYLIENDYYEEEFLRQYSMADIKEVFEAAYAKKFRFPSFMSAFKFYNDYALKTNDKKKILERYEDRISVVALFFAGGDKEKALEFVELMINQEYQPSTPTFLNAGRKRRGELVSCFLLEVNDSLNDISRAIDISMQLSKLGGGVSLNLSKLRAKGEAIKDVENATKGVVGVMKLLDNAFRYADQMGQRQGSGSAYLNIFHRDINDFLDTKKISADEDVRVKTLSIGVVIPDKFIELAREDKTAYTFYPHTVYKEYGQHLDEMDMEEMYDELVENPKVKKEKVNPRKLLEKLAVLRSESGYPYIMFQDNVNREHALNHISRVKFSNLCSEVLQASEVSSYTDYDQEDEIGLDISCNLGSLNIMNVMKNKSIEKTVKLATDSLTLVSETTDIRNAPAVRKANKAMKSIGLGAMNLHGYLAQNQIAYESEEARDFANTFFMMVNYYSIKRSSELAKEKGETFHRYEGSGYATGEYFNKYVENDFTPKTEKAAALFEGMHIPTKEDWAALKDFVAENGMYHSYRLCIAPTGSISYVQSATASVMPIMERIEERTYGNSKTYYPMPGLSAQNWFFYKEAYDMDMFKVVDMIATIQQHVDQGISFTLFLKDTMTTRDLNRIDLYAHHKGIKTLYYARTKDTGQEGCLSCVV from the coding sequence TTGTCACAAAATCAGGTTCCAAAGTGGATACAATTAAATAACGAGATTATGATTCAAAAAGAAGGAAAGTTTCAGTTTGATAAGGACAAAGAAGCTGTACATAGTTATTTCGTAGATTATATTAATCAAAACACGGTCTTCTTTCACAACTTAGAAGAGAAGATTGATTACTTAATAGAAAACGACTACTATGAGGAAGAATTTTTAAGACAATACAGCATGGCAGATATTAAAGAAGTATTCGAAGCTGCATATGCGAAGAAATTTAGATTCCCATCATTCATGAGTGCGTTTAAGTTTTACAACGACTATGCACTGAAAACAAATGATAAAAAGAAAATCCTTGAACGCTATGAAGACCGCATTTCAGTTGTAGCGCTTTTCTTTGCGGGCGGAGATAAAGAAAAAGCCCTTGAGTTTGTAGAACTGATGATCAATCAGGAGTACCAGCCAAGTACACCAACATTCTTAAACGCTGGACGTAAAAGACGCGGTGAGCTTGTGAGCTGTTTCTTGCTTGAAGTGAATGACTCATTAAACGATATTTCAAGAGCGATTGATATTTCAATGCAGCTTTCAAAACTAGGCGGCGGCGTCAGTTTGAACCTGTCAAAACTTCGTGCAAAAGGCGAAGCAATCAAAGATGTTGAAAACGCGACAAAAGGTGTCGTCGGCGTGATGAAGCTTCTTGATAATGCATTCAGATATGCAGATCAAATGGGACAAAGACAAGGATCAGGCAGTGCCTACCTCAATATTTTCCACAGAGATATCAATGATTTCTTAGATACAAAAAAAATCTCTGCTGATGAAGATGTTCGTGTGAAAACATTGTCCATCGGTGTTGTCATCCCGGACAAATTTATCGAGCTGGCAAGAGAAGATAAAACAGCTTACACCTTCTATCCACACACAGTCTATAAAGAATATGGACAGCATCTTGATGAGATGGACATGGAAGAAATGTATGATGAGCTTGTAGAAAACCCGAAAGTCAAAAAAGAAAAAGTCAATCCGAGAAAGCTTCTTGAAAAATTGGCTGTTCTTCGCTCAGAATCAGGCTATCCATATATCATGTTCCAAGATAATGTGAATAGAGAGCATGCATTAAACCATATTTCACGAGTGAAATTCTCAAACCTTTGCTCAGAAGTGCTTCAGGCTTCAGAGGTCTCTTCTTACACGGACTATGATCAAGAAGATGAAATCGGTCTTGATATTTCTTGTAATCTTGGTTCATTAAATATCATGAATGTCATGAAAAACAAATCGATCGAAAAAACGGTCAAACTTGCAACAGACTCACTAACACTTGTGTCTGAAACAACAGACATTCGCAATGCACCGGCTGTTCGAAAAGCGAACAAAGCGATGAAATCAATCGGACTTGGCGCGATGAACCTTCACGGGTATTTGGCTCAAAACCAAATTGCCTATGAAAGTGAAGAAGCAAGAGATTTCGCGAATACTTTCTTTATGATGGTGAACTATTATTCAATTAAACGCTCAAGTGAGCTTGCAAAAGAAAAAGGAGAAACATTCCATCGTTATGAAGGCTCTGGCTATGCAACGGGTGAGTACTTCAATAAATACGTGGAGAATGATTTCACACCAAAAACAGAAAAAGCAGCAGCACTATTTGAAGGCATGCACATTCCAACAAAAGAAGACTGGGCAGCACTCAAAGACTTTGTAGCGGAAAATGGCATGTACCATAGCTACCGCTTATGTATTGCACCAACAGGTTCCATTTCTTATGTGCAATCGGCCACAGCCTCTGTTATGCCAATTATGGAACGTATCGAAGAAAGAACATACGGCAACAGCAAAACCTATTACCCAATGCCAGGTCTTTCAGCGCAGAACTGGTTCTTCTATAAAGAAGCGTACGATATGGACATGTTTAAAGTGGTCGATATGATCGCAACGATTCAGCAGCACGTCGATCAAGGAATCAGCTTTACACTATTCCTGAAAGATACGATGACAACGCGTGACTTAAACCGTATCGATCTGTATGCACACCATAAAGGCATTAAGACACTTTATTATGCAAGAACGAAGGATACAGGGCAGGAAGGCTGTCTTTCTTGTGTTGTTTGA
- the nrdF gene encoding class 1b ribonucleoside-diphosphate reductase subunit beta → MTKIYDAANWSKHEDDFTQMFYNQNVKQFWLPEEISLNGDLLTWKYLGEKERDTYMKVLAGLTLLDTEQGNTGMPIVAEHVDGHQRKAVLNFMAMMENAVHAKSYSNIFMTLAPTETISEVFEWVKKNKFLQKKADMIVSLYRSIQKDDPISLFKAMVASVYLESFLFYSGFYYPLYFYGQGKLMQSGEIINLILRDEAIHGVYVGLLAQEIYNKQTPEVQKELYDFSIDLLNELYENELHYTEDIYDQVNLSHDVKKFIRYNANKALMNLGFAPYFEEEEINPIVLNGLNTKTKSHDFFSMKGNGYKKATVEPLKDDDFFFGDES, encoded by the coding sequence GTGACAAAAATTTATGATGCAGCCAACTGGTCAAAACACGAAGACGATTTTACACAAATGTTTTACAACCAAAATGTGAAGCAGTTCTGGCTTCCTGAAGAGATTTCCTTAAACGGGGATCTCTTAACATGGAAATATTTAGGTGAAAAAGAGCGAGATACGTACATGAAGGTACTTGCTGGCCTGACTTTACTTGATACAGAACAAGGAAATACAGGGATGCCGATTGTGGCTGAACATGTAGACGGCCATCAGCGTAAAGCTGTATTAAACTTTATGGCGATGATGGAAAATGCGGTACATGCAAAATCATACTCAAATATCTTCATGACCCTCGCACCAACTGAAACGATCAGTGAAGTGTTTGAATGGGTCAAGAAAAATAAATTCTTGCAAAAGAAAGCAGATATGATTGTCAGTTTATACCGTTCGATTCAAAAGGACGATCCGATTTCCCTCTTTAAAGCAATGGTTGCTTCTGTTTATTTAGAAAGCTTCCTATTTTACAGTGGTTTTTACTACCCGCTTTATTTCTATGGACAAGGAAAGCTCATGCAAAGTGGTGAAATCATCAACTTGATTTTGCGTGATGAAGCGATTCACGGTGTGTACGTTGGGTTATTAGCGCAAGAAATTTACAACAAACAAACACCTGAAGTGCAAAAAGAGCTGTATGATTTCTCGATTGACCTCTTGAACGAGCTTTATGAAAATGAACTTCATTACACGGAAGATATATATGACCAAGTCAATTTATCACATGATGTGAAAAAGTTCATTCGTTACAATGCCAATAAAGCGTTAATGAACCTTGGATTTGCCCCTTACTTTGAAGAAGAAGAGATCAATCCAATTGTATTGAACGGACTCAATACAAAAACAAAGTCGCATGACTTCTTCTCAATGAAAGGGAACGGCTACAAAAAAGCAACTGTAGAGCCGTTAAAAGATGATGACTTCTTCTTTGGAGATGAATCATAA
- a CDS encoding N-acetylmuramoyl-L-alanine amidase, with protein sequence MVKIFIDPGHGGTDSGAAANGLLEKNITLQIAILLRDMLISDYDDVSVRLSRSIDQSVTLAQRTNAANSWGADYFVSIHINAGGGTGFESFVYPGVSAPTTTYRNALHDEIVRSVDFANRGKKTANFHVLRETSMPAILTENGFIDTTADANKLRNATFLQGIARAHATGLEKAFQLKKKAGNLYKVQAGAFKVKANADELAATLKSKGFDAFVVLEGGMFRVQAGAFRTKQNADDLVARLKQAGHDAFVFQ encoded by the coding sequence ATGGTGAAAATTTTTATTGATCCTGGCCACGGAGGAACAGATTCTGGAGCTGCTGCAAATGGACTTTTGGAGAAAAATATAACACTGCAAATCGCGATTTTACTGAGAGATATGTTGATTAGTGATTATGATGACGTTTCTGTCCGCTTAAGTCGTTCAATTGACCAGTCCGTCACTTTGGCCCAGCGTACAAATGCGGCAAACAGCTGGGGAGCTGACTATTTCGTGTCTATTCATATTAATGCAGGCGGGGGCACAGGTTTTGAAAGCTTTGTGTATCCTGGCGTTTCAGCACCGACCACCACGTATCGCAATGCCCTTCATGATGAAATTGTTCGCTCAGTGGATTTTGCCAACCGCGGCAAGAAAACAGCGAACTTCCACGTTCTTCGAGAAACTTCTATGCCCGCTATTTTAACAGAGAATGGTTTCATCGATACGACAGCTGATGCCAATAAGCTCCGCAACGCGACCTTCCTTCAAGGCATCGCTCGCGCTCATGCCACTGGATTAGAGAAAGCCTTTCAGCTGAAAAAAAAAGCAGGTAATCTTTATAAAGTACAGGCTGGGGCTTTCAAGGTGAAAGCCAATGCGGATGAATTAGCAGCCACACTTAAATCCAAAGGCTTTGACGCCTTCGTTGTATTAGAGGGAGGTATGTTCCGAGTGCAAGCTGGGGCTTTCCGCACAAAACAAAATGCGGATGACCTCGTCGCAAGACTAAAGCAGGCCGGTCACGACGCATTCGTTTTCCAATAA
- the spoVK gene encoding stage V sporulation protein K — protein MERAVTYKNNGQINIILNGQKQVLVDADSEAEYLEALQKNEAKHSILREIEREMNSLVGMDEMKRNIKEIYAWIFVNQKRQEQGLKVGKQALHMMFKGNPGTGKTTVARLVGKLFFEMNVLSKGHLIEAERGDLVGEYIGHTAQKTRELIKKSLGGILFIDEAYSLARGGEKDFGKEAIDTLVKHMEDKQHEFILILAGYSKEMDHFLSLNPGLQSRFPINISFPDYTVDQLMDIAKRMMADREYIFTQEAEWKLRDYLMHIKSTTSPAKFSNGRFVRNTIEKAIRTQAMRLLLVDHYDKKDLLTIKSHDLQMKEDTPT, from the coding sequence TTGGAGCGAGCTGTCACATATAAAAACAACGGCCAAATCAATATTATACTTAACGGACAAAAGCAAGTATTGGTTGATGCAGATTCAGAGGCAGAATACTTAGAAGCCTTGCAGAAAAATGAGGCAAAGCACAGCATCTTACGGGAAATAGAGCGTGAAATGAACAGCCTTGTCGGTATGGATGAAATGAAACGAAACATAAAAGAGATTTATGCTTGGATCTTTGTCAATCAAAAAAGGCAGGAACAAGGGTTAAAGGTAGGCAAACAAGCGCTTCATATGATGTTCAAAGGGAATCCAGGCACAGGGAAAACAACGGTTGCAAGACTTGTCGGGAAGCTTTTCTTTGAAATGAATGTCCTCTCAAAGGGGCACTTAATTGAAGCGGAACGCGGAGATCTTGTCGGAGAGTACATTGGTCATACTGCGCAAAAAACAAGGGAGTTAATTAAAAAATCACTAGGCGGCATTTTGTTCATCGACGAAGCCTATTCTCTTGCCCGCGGAGGCGAAAAGGATTTTGGGAAAGAAGCGATTGATACCCTAGTAAAACATATGGAGGACAAACAGCACGAATTCATTCTCATTCTTGCTGGCTACTCTAAGGAAATGGATCATTTTCTATCATTAAACCCTGGGCTGCAATCCAGATTTCCAATCAATATCAGCTTTCCTGATTATACCGTCGATCAGCTCATGGACATTGCCAAACGAATGATGGCTGACAGAGAATATATATTTACCCAAGAAGCTGAATGGAAGCTGCGAGATTACTTAATGCACATTAAAAGCACCACGAGTCCTGCAAAATTCAGCAACGGCCGCTTTGTGCGAAACACGATTGAAAAGGCCATTCGAACCCAAGCGATGAGACTCCTGCTTGTGGATCATTATGATAAAAAAGATTTGCTCACGATTAAAAGTCACGATCTGCAAATGAAAGAGGATACGCCTACTTAA
- the hflX gene encoding GTPase HflX, with amino-acid sequence MNEHEMTEKAILVGCQLPHVTDERFQYSMEELASLTKTAGGEAVSVMTQKRNRQDSATYIGKGKVEELEVLCEEFECDVIIFNDELSPSQLKALATALDVKIIDRTQLILDIFAKRARTREGKLQIELAQLQYALPRLSGQGISLSRQGGGIGARGPGETKLETDRRHIRNRIHEINGQLSTVKEHRTRYRERRKKNGVFQIAIVGYTNAGKSTLFNQLTDADSHEEDLLFATLDPMTRKMTLASGYSVLISDTVGFIQDLPTTLIAAFRSTLEEVKEADYLLHVIDSSNEDYEGHERTVHELLEELEADRIPMLTVYNKEDQIRPDFIPSSKHRHLLISARHEEDVKRLKADIMAELKQNFLKPYHVKIPAYEGKLISALKSETLVESLEFQKEAELYDITGFSGEEQTILGQIKKYML; translated from the coding sequence TTGAATGAACATGAAATGACAGAAAAAGCGATCCTTGTCGGCTGTCAATTGCCGCATGTCACGGATGAACGCTTTCAATACTCAATGGAAGAATTAGCTTCCTTAACCAAAACGGCTGGCGGTGAAGCTGTCAGCGTAATGACGCAGAAGAGAAATAGACAAGACAGCGCAACATATATCGGTAAAGGGAAAGTAGAAGAGCTTGAAGTGCTTTGCGAGGAATTCGAATGTGATGTCATTATTTTTAACGATGAACTGTCTCCAAGTCAGCTGAAAGCTTTGGCAACTGCCTTAGATGTGAAAATTATCGATCGTACACAATTGATTTTAGACATCTTTGCAAAAAGAGCTCGGACAAGAGAGGGGAAGCTGCAAATAGAGCTTGCCCAGCTTCAGTATGCCTTGCCAAGACTAAGCGGACAAGGGATCAGCCTCTCAAGACAAGGCGGCGGAATTGGCGCAAGAGGTCCAGGTGAAACAAAACTTGAAACAGATAGACGCCATATTCGAAACCGTATTCACGAAATTAATGGGCAATTATCTACAGTCAAAGAACACCGTACAAGATACCGGGAACGCCGGAAGAAAAATGGGGTGTTCCAAATTGCCATTGTCGGATATACGAATGCCGGAAAATCTACTTTGTTTAACCAATTAACAGATGCAGATAGTCATGAAGAGGATCTGCTGTTTGCGACACTTGATCCAATGACACGTAAGATGACATTAGCATCTGGCTACAGTGTGCTGATTTCAGATACCGTTGGTTTTATCCAAGACCTTCCAACAACACTCATTGCGGCATTTCGTTCCACTCTTGAAGAAGTGAAGGAAGCTGATTATTTGCTTCACGTCATTGATTCTTCTAATGAGGATTACGAAGGTCACGAACGGACGGTTCATGAGCTTTTAGAGGAATTAGAAGCAGATCGTATTCCAATGCTGACGGTTTATAACAAAGAAGATCAAATCAGACCGGATTTCATCCCATCTTCAAAGCATCGTCATCTGTTAATCAGTGCGAGACACGAAGAAGATGTGAAACGATTAAAAGCGGATATTATGGCAGAACTGAAACAAAACTTTTTAAAGCCATATCATGTGAAGATTCCAGCGTATGAAGGAAAGCTCATCTCCGCATTAAAATCAGAAACGCTTGTAGAATCACTAGAATTTCAAAAAGAAGCAGAACTTTATGACATCACCGGGTTTAGTGGTGAGGAGCAGACCATATTAGGTCAAATCAAGAAGTATATGTTGTAA